In Silene latifolia isolate original U9 population chromosome X, ASM4854445v1, whole genome shotgun sequence, the following proteins share a genomic window:
- the LOC141618851 gene encoding uncharacterized protein LOC141618851 yields MAKSRLTFFKGVIDPEALRLWIRQMERQFEICEVPNQHMVNLAVHYLQGEADHWWRIVGSAAALAPGFGWTEFVTILERRFYPEELKHRKIEEFMECKQGNLSVQDFTDLFNSLAHFAEELLPDEARRVFYYRRKLKAEVTHLMPKDLDTVEKIYNVALLNERSLARIKEEVAPVNVPSRRGLFLLLLILAPKKNKSPEAYVDVPILIAGEVFPTTLLDFPLGEFDVILGIDWLALYDARFQCRDQRISLKSPCGSRVTHHGGRRRGGYKDRFCLETNESTKERYGHYEFKVMPFGLTNAPAVFMDQMNRTFQEFLDKCVVVFIDDIRSTLSPEVEHVEHPRIVLGHPAKRSGMQSIRNVSFGSPSPSNVGEIRSFLGLAGYYRRFVKDFSKLARPMTQLLKKESKFLWSEACEKAFQELKKRLTSALANFA; encoded by the exons ATGGCGAAGAGCAGATTGACCTTCTTCAAGGGTGTCATTGACCCTGAGGCTCTAAGGCTGTGGATCAGACAGATGGAGCGACAGTTTGAAATCTGCGAGGTCCCAAACCAGCACATGGTGAACCTGGCCGTCCATTATCTGCAAGGTGAAGCCGACCATTGGTGGAGGATTGTTGGTTCAGCAGCCGCACTAGCACCTGGGTTCGGATGGACCGAATTCGTCACCATTCTTGAGAGAAGATTTTACCCTGAAGAACTAAAACACCGGAAGATCGAAGAGTTCATGGAATGCAAGCAGGGAAACCTATCAGTCCAAGACTTCACTGACCTTTTCAACAGTCTTGCGCACTTTGCTGAGGAGCTGCTCCCCGATGAGGCCCGAAGGGTTTTCTATTATCGCAGGAAGCTGAAAGCTGAGGTCACTCATTTGATGCCTAAAGACCTGGATACCGTAGAGAAGATCTACAATGTCGCCTTGCTAAATGAGAGATCCTTAGCTCGAATCAAGGAGGAGGTCGCCCCCGTTAATGTACCATCTCGAAGAGGCCTTTTTCTTCTCCTACTTATTCTCGCTCCCAAGAAGAATAAATCTCCGGAG GCATATGTTGACGTGCCTATTCTCATCGCTGGTGAGGTCTTTCCCACCACTCTTTTGGACTTCCCTCTGGGTGAGTTCGATGTGATCCTTGGTATAGATTGGCTGGCCCTTTATGACGCTCGTTTCCAGTGCCGAGATCAGAGGATTTCCTTGAAGAGTCCCTGCGGTAGCCGAGTTACCCACCATGGTGGTAGGCGTCGGGGAGGGTATAAAGATCGTTTCTGCCTTGAAACTAATGAGTCTACAAAGGAAAG gtatggtcactatgagttcaAGGTTATGCCTTTCGGTTTAACCAACGCCCCTGCGGTGTTTATGGATCAGATGAATCGTACCTTCCAAGAATTCCTTGACAAGTGTGTGGTGGTCTTCATCGATGATATTCGGTCTACTCTAAGTCCTGAAGTCGAACATGTTGAACATCCGAGGATTGTTCTCGGGCATCCTGCGAAGCGTAGTGGTATGCAAAGTATTCGAAATGTGAGTTTTGGCTCTCCGAG TCCATCTAATGTTGGTGAGATTCGTAGTTTCTTGGGTCTTGCAGGCTATTATAGAAGGTTTGTTAAGGATTTTTCCAAGTTAGCCCGTCCGATGACTCAACTTCTAAAAAAAGAATCCAAGTTTCTATGGTCCGAGGCTTGCGAAAAGGCGTTCCAAGAGCTCAAGAAGCGTCTTACTTCTGCACTTGCTAACTTTGCCTGA